The Astatotilapia calliptera chromosome 14, fAstCal1.2, whole genome shotgun sequence genome includes a region encoding these proteins:
- the unc119a1 gene encoding protein unc-119 homolog A isoform X2: MIDFTRFKIRDMETGTVLFEITKPPTPAGGKKQCDPNAGRFVRYQFTPAFLQLRQVGATVEFTVGDTPINNFRMIERHYFRDQLLKSFDFEFGFCMPSSKNTCEHIYEFPTLSEEMMREMILHPYETQSDSFYFVDNKLVMHNKADYSYSGGP; encoded by the exons ATGATCGACTTCACCAGATTTAAGATCCGTGACATGGAAACGGGGACTGTCCTCTTTGAGATCACCAAACCTCCGACACCAG CTGGTGGTAAAAAGCAGTGTGACCCCAATGCCGGCCGTTTTGTCCGATACCAGTTCACCCCGGCTTTCCTACAGCTGCGGCAGGTTGGAGCCAC aGTGGAGTTCACGGTTGGTGACACCCCCATCAACAACTTCCGTATGATTGAGAGACACTACTTCCGCGATCAGCTGCTAAAGAGTTTTGATTTCGAGTTTGGCTTCTGCATGCCCAGCAGCAAGAACACGTGCGAGCACATTTATGAGTTCCCCACGCTGTCCGAGGAAATGA tgCGTGAGATGATCCTGCACCCTTACGAgacacagtctgacagcttcTACTTTGTGGACAACAAGCTGGTGATGCACAACAAGGCAGATTATTCCTACAGCGGAGGGCCGTAG
- the unc119a1 gene encoding protein unc-119 homolog A isoform X1 — protein MKVQQGCNSSDMGIPVTTEEELRKHTVITPEDVLGLQKITKNYLCSPEENVHMIDFTRFKIRDMETGTVLFEITKPPTPAGGKKQCDPNAGRFVRYQFTPAFLQLRQVGATVEFTVGDTPINNFRMIERHYFRDQLLKSFDFEFGFCMPSSKNTCEHIYEFPTLSEEMMREMILHPYETQSDSFYFVDNKLVMHNKADYSYSGGP, from the exons ATGAAAGTGCAGCAAGGCTGCAACTCATCAGACATGGGCATCCCGGTTACAACCGAAGAAGAATTGCGCAAACACACCGTAATAACGCCCGAGGATGTGCTCGGGCTACAGAAGATCACCAAGA aTTACCTCTGCTCTCCAGAAGAAAACGTCCACATGATCGACTTCACCAGATTTAAGATCCGTGACATGGAAACGGGGACTGTCCTCTTTGAGATCACCAAACCTCCGACACCAG CTGGTGGTAAAAAGCAGTGTGACCCCAATGCCGGCCGTTTTGTCCGATACCAGTTCACCCCGGCTTTCCTACAGCTGCGGCAGGTTGGAGCCAC aGTGGAGTTCACGGTTGGTGACACCCCCATCAACAACTTCCGTATGATTGAGAGACACTACTTCCGCGATCAGCTGCTAAAGAGTTTTGATTTCGAGTTTGGCTTCTGCATGCCCAGCAGCAAGAACACGTGCGAGCACATTTATGAGTTCCCCACGCTGTCCGAGGAAATGA tgCGTGAGATGATCCTGCACCCTTACGAgacacagtctgacagcttcTACTTTGTGGACAACAAGCTGGTGATGCACAACAAGGCAGATTATTCCTACAGCGGAGGGCCGTAG
- the cryba1a gene encoding crystallin, beta A1a yields MALNNPNPLGPWKITVYDQENFQGKRLEFTSACQNIMECGVDNIRSLKVECGAWAGYEHSSFCGQQFVLERGEYPYWESWSGSNAYHIERMMSFRPICSANHKESKMVLFEKENFMGRQWEINDDYPSLQAMGWGNNEIGSMQVQSGAWVCYQFPGYRGYQYIMECDHHGGEYKHYREWGSHAQSFQVQSLRRIQQ; encoded by the exons ATGGCTCTAAACAACCCTAACCCACTGGGACCATGGAAA ATCACAGTTTATGACCAGGAGAACTTCCAGGGGAAGCGTCTGGAGTTTACCTCAGCCTGCCAGAACATCATGGAGTGTGGCGTTGACAACATTCGATCCTTGAAGGTGGAGTGTGGCGC CTGGGCAGGATATGAGCACTCCAGCTTCTGTGGCCAGCAGTTTGTTTTGGAGAGGGGAGAGTACCCTTACTGGGAGTCATGGAGCGGCAGCAACGCCTACCACATTGAGAGGATGATGTCTTTCCGCCCCATCTGCTCTGCT AATCACAAGGAGTCCAAGATGGTGCTATTTGAGAAGGAGAACTTCATGGGGCGCCAGTGGGAGATAAACGATGACTATCCTTCCCTGCAGGCTATGGGCTGGGGCAACAACGAGATCGGATCTATGCAAGTTCAGAGCGGCGC ctGGGTGTGCTACCAGTTTCCAGGTTACCGTGGTTACCAGTACATCATGGAGTGTGACCATCACGGTGGCGAGTACAAACATTACAGAGAGTGGGGCTCCCACGCTCAGTCCTTCCAGGTGCAGTCGCTGCGTCGAATCCAGCAATGA
- the crybb1l3 gene encoding crystallin, beta B1, like 3 — MSHSGAQGSIGSHSAIGLRNHKIYLYEYENFQGRRMDLFGESRNLCEKGMERIGSIRVEIGPWVGYEQQNMTGEMFILEKGEYPRWDTWSNSYRCDRIMSIRPLRMDPQDHKICLYECANFEGRKMEVCDEDIPSLWSYGFQDRVASIQVTGGTWVGYQYPGYRGYQYMLEMGPFKHWNEWGAHHPQIQSIRRVRDMQTHRRGCFEMTA, encoded by the exons ATGTCTCACTCAGGTGCTCAAGGCAGCATAGGCAGCCACTCTGCCATTGGGCTGCGCAATCACAAG ATATACCTCTATGAATACGAGAACTTCCAGGGACGTAGAATGGACCTGTTTGGAGAGTCCCGTAACCTGTGCGAGAAGGGCATGGAGAGAATCGGCTCCATCCGGGTAGAGATCGGACC CTGGGTCGGGTATGAGCAGCAGAACATGACCGGTGAGATGTTCATACTGGAGAAAGGAGAGTACCCCCGCTGGGACACCTGGTCCAACAGCTACAGGTGCGACCGCATCATGTCAATCAGACCTCTCCGGATG GACCCGCAGGACCACAAGATCTGCCTGTATGAATGTGCAAATTTTGAGGGTCGTAAGATGGAAGTGTGCGACGAGGATATTCCAAGTTTGTGGTCTTACGGCTTCCAGGATCGTGTTGCCAGCATTCAGGTCACCGGTGGAAC CTGGGTGGGTTACCAGTACCCTGGCTACCGTGGCTACCAATATATGCTTGAAATGGGTCCTTTCAAGCACTGGAATGAGTGGGGAGCCCACCACCCCCAGATCCAGTCCATCCGCCGCGTGAGAGACATGCAGACGCACCGCAGGGGCTGCTTCGAAATGACCGCATAG